DNA from Ptychodera flava strain L36383 chromosome 15, AS_Pfla_20210202, whole genome shotgun sequence:
ATAAGTCAGATCTGAAGTAGGGACAAGCGCAGTTGCATCTTTGCATTTTCTGTAGGATGTAATCCATTGTAGGAAGGCAGAAAGTTTTGTATCtggtctaaaatgaaaataatttttgcaattttcaccCCAGGGTATAGAATATATGAAGGAGAATGGTCTGCTTGAGGAAACTGCAAATGATGTGGCGCAGTTTCTGTACAAAGGTGATGGGTTGAACAAGACTGCTATTGGTGATTACTTGGGAGAAAAGTGAGTGCTATTTTTCACTTTGATTCAATCTGCATTATCCTGTTGGCATGCAAATATGGTGGTGGTACTAGTGTGTGTTGGTATAGCCATTGTTATTGTATACATACCATTCATCCTCAGTGCTGTGTTTACTTGATTGAACAATCTGGGTTTGTTTTCAGGTGAACTTGGCAATTTCTCCTGAACCTTTGGACAAAGATAACGATGACAGTGATCTTAAATTATTAATTGCATTAATGTCACAAAACTTATTTTTTGGCAAGCACCAACATTTACATATATCTACATCTCTGctgttacatgtacatggaagtgatattttctttgtaagaaGTATTTGTAGATTGTTGTCCATTTTGTAAGAGGTGTTAAACTTCTGTGATACAATCATGATAAAACAAGCcatgatatttttctttttgcagGAAAGACTTCAACATTGAAGTTATGGAAGCTTTTGTCGGGCTTCATGAATTTGCTGACATGATTCTTGTACAGGCACTCCGGTGAGTCACTCATCATCTTACATGTAACATGACTGGTCAAAAATTCTTGATATATCGCCAtgcttttgattttgaaaaacaatttttgttgtgattttcacAACTGATTTTGTCATAAAATCCCAATTAAATGTAGCCTTTTGCTCTGTTCAATATATTTATGTTTATCGTTTATAATTTTTCTGTCTCTTCTCAGAAGTATGTAAAAACCAGTCTAGTGCTCAACTAGTCAATTCCATAATGTGCATTGTAATTGTTGCCAAATTACAAATGTAGTTCATGTCTTGACATgaatttgtttgtcaacaataagaATTCCGATTTATACAAACAGGCCGTTTACAAATGTACTGATAATGTTGAGTATTTGTACATGCTTCATCGGCATCCCAAGAAACAGTTGTTCTATCTTTACACAGAGAGTAAAGTTTTCAATATTAGGTGCTGGAGGTCCCATATTATGTAACTATTGTTCAGTACAAATCATGTTGCTCTGGGGCGCTGCAGCAAAAGCTGTATATTACAGGTTTCATGCTCGATAGCTGTCacatcttttttaacaaattccAACAAACGTTTTGACCCCCACAGACAATTCTTATGGAGTTTCCGGCTGCCTGGAGAGGCACAGAAGATCGACCGTCTAATGGAGGCGTTCGCCAAGAGATACTGTGAAAGTAACCCAGGTGTCTTTACAACAACGGGTAAGTCAATTGTTTCCCCACATGCGGGTTTCTTTATCCCTCATGCGGGCTCCGTTATAATAACATTTAGTAATCCTGTTAGCTAATGATCAAATCTGGCTTTGTGTACACCCAGGCGTGCATAACACTTGGATGTTTCAGTTCTGCACTTCAAAACCTGATGTGGTATTTGAATCCTAGTTCAATGTGATTCTGACTCTATATAATGCATATTTTCCTTAGGCCAAAATAGGTaaattctttttgttttgtgtccacAGATAGGTTGTCGGAggttttttttagaaaaataaacaaGGACTTTTCTTGCAGAATGGCAATCTCATTGCGAAACCAGCCAGAACTTTTACATTAAGACAAAATACTTCTCTACGACAAACATATTACAGCTATTGCACCATGACTTCATATTAAATGGTATTCTCTAGAAGAATATAGTGAAAAAAATGTGCATGTTGTATGTGAAAAGTGACAAAGGCAATCGATTTTGCCTACCTTTCGAACTTTTGTGtggatgcaaaacaaaataatttacttactttggccttaccaAGAAAAGCCAGCAAAGGTGtgatacacagaaatacacaCTCACAGTCAATACAAATAAAATCATTACATGGGGTGATCACCTTGGCAAGTATCAGTAACATCATATCTAATCCTGATGATAACgtcataaaatgtaaaactaaTTTAGGCACATGGGCAATTCTGTCGAAGCAGGTCCTATCGTGTGCAGATGACTTACAACTTACAAAACCTGATTGTTCACAGGGTCAGGTGTGATAACCCTTGACATACTAACCTTGTAGTATATCTGTGTAATAgccaaaaatgcaaattgtgGTCATTCCAGTCGATTTGCTGATAGATATATTTAGAACATAGGCTAAAAGCAACTGAAAACATGTGGTACACCAATTGGCTCAGCTACATTTGGTCACTATTATTGTGGTGGATGGACCCTGTACTGTGATATGGTAAAACTCACTGATAAGCCATTACCGGTGTACAACCATGTCCAAATTATGATACAACTAAGACTTGACTACAATTCACGTTAATAGATAGATTATCAAGAGAAGAACAATAACATACTTGATGACCTTGCCTTCAGTACAGATGGCCCAGCATAATTCTCATATTAATATATGCGTGACCTCAAGTACCATAATGttatattcattttgaaaaaagttgttgaaaaaaacaaactgatAGACAGGATAAAAGACTGACCGCTGCCATCAGGAGGCTGTGACCTTACTAGAGGCACTTACTTCAATGACAAGTAGCTTGTAAGTACAGGTCAGCCGTTTTTAGGTTTAGTGCTTCTTTTGTCGTTAATTTGACTTTGCTGATAGTAATTCGAATTCGGTAAATTAACAGAAGGACATCAAAAAACCCTGAAGTCAGGTACTTAAATTCCATTTAACAATAAATTAACATTGTCatgattcatatttttcatgtttgtCTCTTACAGATACCTGCTATGTGCTTTCATTTGCAATCATCATGTTGAATACAAGCCTTCACAATCCCAGCGTCAGAGATAAACCTACTGTAGAGAGGTTTATCGATATGAATAGAGGAATCAATGATGGTGGTGATTTGCCAAGAGAACTGTTAGAGGTAAACCATGCATTTCTCAATTTTCCCACTTTCCAGTATATAggaaaaatcaataaatgtatgtaaatttcTCACTCTAAGGTACGGCCATGGCTCTAGACTCACCATTTCGAGGACGATGAGTTTTAAACTGCTGTATATAAAGGGTGTAACAGGATAACTATGGGAAGGCAGTTTGTTTGACACTCAGTATGACCAATTTACTGGACTAACTATCAGAGAATGATGGACTTGATTAGCCCAGTGTGGTGTTTTTGCCCCCAGGGCAAGGCACTTTGGAGTTCAGTGCTTTTCCCATACCCTTGAGTAATGCATACCTCATCCTGTGAATAGGTTTCTTGATGACGGACAGaataaataagtaaaataaGACTGGTGACAGTTGATTGTGCATCTCTTCGTGTTCTACATATCACTGAAGCAGTACACTATCAAAAATTTCCCCATTACTTTTGAATGCAAAGGCTATGCTTGTACACTATATTTTCCAAAGTGAAAACTGAAATAGCAGAAATATATTTTGACATGGATTGTGCCTCTGAACAAATCTCTACTGGCAAGTAGCACCAACACAGAGagtgtgaaaaatgaaaatattttttttgtcactTTCATAAAGGTGTAGTCTTCCTGGAAGATGATGAAATTTCTTTCAGAGGTGTCAATGAGCCAGGAGCTAATGACCTAGTAATCTAGATCTTTGATATTTTATAATCTCTCTTTCATAGAGTCTGTATGAAAGCATCAAAAAAGAACCATTTAAGATTCCAGACGATGACGGCAACGATCTGACCCACACCTTCTTCAACCCTGACAAAGAGGGATGGCTCCTAAAACAAGGTGAGCTGTTTTCTGATAATGGAGAGTCGGTATGCTCTCCCACATTCTTCACCTTCATACTCAATTGTTTTTTCACTcgttaataatcaagcatgccaGTCTAATGTTGTATTCAGTTAGTTTTCATAACATTCATCATTAACTACTGTCACTGTTTTTATCAAGATATTTTCATCCTCACAGTCCATGTGTTGCTTACGGAAACTCAGACTTGCACCAAACACACAAAGCAAAAACTCATCCGTAACATTCAGTTCACAAAAACATGATGACGAAGTTTGCGTTCAAGTGTACAGATCACCACGTTGTTCAGTTGCACTGTTTTGGTTAGCTGCATCTTGCCATTGTAATTCACATCAGCATATGAGTTTATGAGCCCTCATAtgttgatacagacagaaaaaaacGTACTGTCTGACTTTGAGAATACAAATATATGATTCCAAACAAATTAAGGAGAGGTCTGGCaccatagattgtgaaacttcCATTTCATTTGAACttttttgtgcaagaaattgcaaaaaaatgtgatttgatattttactcACGAGACCTGTACTCAGCTGATT
Protein-coding regions in this window:
- the LOC139151199 gene encoding cytohesin-1-like isoform X2, with protein sequence MKTDEIDDGLFGKTDVKTRKIITGTRKFNMDPKKGIEYMKENGLLEETANDVAQFLYKGDGLNKTAIGDYLGEKKDFNIEVMEAFVGLHEFADMILVQALRQFLWSFRLPGEAQKIDRLMEAFAKRYCESNPGVFTTTDTCYVLSFAIIMLNTSLHNPSVRDKPTVERFIDMNRGINDGGDLPRELLESLYESIKKEPFKIPDDDGNDLTHTFFNPDKEGWLLKQGGRVKNWKRRWFILTDNCLYYFEYTTDKEPRGIIPLENLSVKCIESKESKKSYSFELFSADDKEVIKACKTDKDGKVVEGRHQVYRMSAATEEEREEWIKCIRASISKDPFYDMLVARKKKATHKV